CCAACAACTTTGCATAAGtaggattttttaaaactttttcctttttaatagtatagataacttcttcaaaaaaatattagtagtttataaaatttcaataatttaaaagaagaatGTGAGGGCTTATCAGTTGCCATTTCTAGAGAAAACAAGCCTGAGAAAGTCAAAACATTCACAGCAAAAGAACCTTCTACTTCTTCGGCTTCTCGTATTTGGCAGAGATCTCATGGCCTCGTCACTTCTGTAAGCTCACATAACCGTGTCTTGTTCCAGTTCCTCTTCGCTAAACATCAAACCTGCGACGTCATCTTCACCGTAGAAAACATCTCTCTTTCCGATGTCAACTAAACCATTTCGTAGACATGGCGACGTTGCAGAAAGTCGTGATGAAGGTAAGTCACCGTTGAGAATCGAACCAGCATCTCTTCCGATCATATTTTGGCTATTTGATGATGTGATCCTTTGTATCTAACTGAAAAATCAGCGTCAAGACGTTGCCTACCTACTTTCGTAGTTTTTTTTCCCCTGTAAAATACTTGAATTAAAACTTGAAGATACACAAAGGCCAAAGCCAGCGAAAGGATGAACCTTTCCCGGAAGATACAAAATACTTGAGTTCCTACTTTCGTAGTTATCGTtacttatataagaaaatattttggccTTTCATTATATTAATGAGTTGAGAATTTCTAAGAAATAATGTAAAACGTTTAACGATTCTTAAATCTGTTTATGTTTATCCAAAACAAAGATAACATTGTACGTAAGCAGAATGTTTCAAATACGataataaataaactatttcttaaaaataaatattttaattttgcgATATGGATCAATGATTGTATGAAAATTAAACAAACCAAGTCGGTTTAACAtatcatccattcctcattaAAACACAGGTCCATtacaaaacagaacaaaacaggACCTTGAATCTGGTTGAAACATTGAGTCTCTACAATGGCCGCATCTCGAGCTCAGAGCCATGGTGTGAAACCGGGACAGAGTCGTCAGAGGCACTCATCTCTTGAACTGGTGGCGGATTAACCACAGTCATGGGCATCACAAAGTTGTCCGAAAGACGGTTCTTCATCTCACGGTGCTCTTGACAAACCGCacagaaatggagacaacaatgCACCATACAGGGGTCACATGGAGAGTTCTgtttaatcaaaacaaaacacacacattttcaaattatttttgacatGTTTCCATCGACTATGCTTTTTAATGACAGAGGAATCATTTCAGATGTGTATGAAAGCTTGGTGACTTTACCTGGAGATGATATTTCCTCTGTAGAGTTTGCCTAACGTTTCCGGTGTAAATCCCACACATCCACCAAACAAACAACAAGCCTTCCCACATAAGAAACGTTGTATGCGGATCGATACCGGGAGCACAAGCAGCTATGGATGCAACTGTTAGTCCTCCCTCAACTACAATCGAGTGGCAGATACATGCTTTGGTCCACGAGGTTTCTTCGTCACTCAGAGTTTCATAGACACGTCCGAAGAGAACACTTGGGCAAAAGAGTCCCTGCCAAACTGTGTATTAACAGTTTAACACAAAGGAAGTAAGCTTTTATGGTCTCCCAAGAATCTAATGACATGAATCACTAGATGATGTCtctttatacaaaaaaaaagaaaaaaagaaaatgaaaacttacaACTACTCATGTCCTCAGTGCACCCGAATATTCCAGTAGTCCATGGCTCATCTGCAGGAGCTTCAAAATTTTCAGGTAGAGCTTGGCCACACTCGTTGCATTTGTGAACAGCTAGCTGCGGAACATGTATTTGCACAGAATCAGAGATGACAACACGATTTCACAGATCCACTAATCAAGAATGTAACAGAAACAGCAGTAGGAAGATccaaagataaaaatatttagacaaaaacataaatcaaactGGTCCACTTGATGAATAGGAAACAAGGATCTATAGCGGAAATCAAAGAAACATTGTGGATCATAACAATCGAATCCACTAAATAACGGTAATCAGGTGACAGTCCTCAGAGAACTTAAGAAAATCAGATCAGTAGAGCGAGAGACATACATGGGGAACCTGAATCGGTTGATTGAGTTCGCCAGGATTAACCTCATCGACCGGAGCTTGCTCCTTCGTCAACTTCACGTATTTCGACGGTGCTCCTCCCTCCGACATCTGAATCCACAATATTTTGACGATGATAAAtcaaatcaacaaaaaaatcGAATAAGAAGACAATAAGACACGAACCATATGTTCTTCGTCTTGCTCAGATGGTCGGATCTCTGTGtctttgactctttttttttttttttatcgcaTTGAATATTAGAGACTTTGGGTTGTTTCTGTGCTTTTAACCAAACTGTTACCAAACGAGTTAAAGACTAATTGGTCTTCTTTTCTGTTGACTTAACCCAACTCATTAAGCTACGTCTGGACAAAACGGTGCCGTTTATCCTCTTCCAATAAATGAGACATCTGAACAAACGGTGCCGTTTACCCTCTTCCAATAGATGAGACACTCCGTTAAGCAACCTCTCAACAGCATCCTCGCTAGGTCTcggacggatcgggtatccaGACAATTTTAa
This genomic stretch from Brassica napus cultivar Da-Ae chromosome C9, Da-Ae, whole genome shotgun sequence harbors:
- the LOC106406738 gene encoding cell number regulator 6 — its product is MMSEGGAPSKYVKLTKEQAPVDEVNPGELNQPIQVPHLAVHKCNECGQALPENFEAPADEPWTTGIFGCTEDMSSFWQGLFCPSVLFGRVYETLSDEETSWTKACICHSIVVEGGLTVASIAACAPGIDPHTTFLMWEGLLFVWWMCGIYTGNVRQTLQRKYHLQNSPCDPCMVHCCLHFCAVCQEHREMKNRLSDNFVMPMTVVNPPPVQEMSASDDSVPVSHHGSELEMRPL